Proteins found in one Planococcus citri chromosome 2, ihPlaCitr1.1, whole genome shotgun sequence genomic segment:
- the LOC135837071 gene encoding vesicular glutamate transporter 3-like, with protein sequence MQKLIPCKIPKRYVIVTMVFIGYVNFYYLHTNIGMAVVDMTSNKKITLQNGTIVMKPEYEWTSVQKALVISSFAYGRFFGPLGAVFAGKIGGSTLYSLGVFGAAVVTFCMPLCLYVNFYLFVLGSALAGGFEACAYASVSQLWSRWAPPDERAKCISFSVIGIYGGSIVSFLLSGWILQEWGWAVLFYASGLATLVWFWIWFLVVKNDPSEDLRMSQEERNYIKDKINDDSKTKSLVYPWKDMLTCVPLWMGCLCKFSIGAGYTFTMMYLPQYIKDTNDIDIKEIGYFSLIPQICSVISMPLGGYIFDRVRSNKTLSLTNAHKLYACLGLFSGTLAFSVTGLWPNFIACIICLSLFQFFSTCTILGIQILVLDLAPRYAAFMNSITNSSFTISSILTPVGVGFVVTSHSQLQWSFCFIIFSALFAVIGLLYAKFASVELQFWANYSAEREKCQDAKTNGKLPQSICP encoded by the exons ATGCAAAAGCTGATACCATGCAAGATTCCCAAAAGATACGTGATTGTGACGATGGTGTTCATCGGATACGTGAATTTTTACTATTTGCATACGAATATCGGAATGGCTGTCGTAGATATGACGTCGAATAAGAAAATCACTCTTCAGAATGGAACTATTGTGATG AAACCAGAATACGAATGGACTTCAGTTCAAAAAGCTTTAGTGATCAGCTCGTTTGCATATGGACGGTTTTTTGGTCCTCTTGGAGCAGTATTTGCTGGTAAAATAGGCGGTAGCACATTGTACTCGTTGGGTGTTTTTGGAGCTGCAGTTGTAACATTTTGTATGCCACTTTGTTTGTACGTGAATTTCTACCTGTTTGTCTTGGGCAGCGCATTGGCTGGTGGTTTCGAG GCCTGTGCTTATGCTAGTGTATCACAGCTGTGGTCTCGTTGGGCTCCTCCTGATGAACGAGCCAAAtgtatttctttcagtgtaatCGGTATCTACGGAGGATCCATTGTATCTTTCCTACTATCTGGTTGGATACTTCAAGAATGGGGCTGGGCAGTTCTATTCTATGCCAGTG GATTAGCTACTTTGGTATGGTTCTGGATATGGTTCTTGGTGGTGAAAAATGATCCTTCAGAAGACCTACGAATGTCTCAGGAGGAACGTAACTACATTAAAGATAAAATTAACGATGATTCGAAGACCAAAAGTTTGGTATACCCTTGGAAAGATATGCTCACCTGTGTTCCTTTGTGGATGGGATGTTTGTGCAAGTTTTCCATTGGTGCTGGGTATACTTTTACAATGATGTATTTACCTCAGTATATCAAAG ATACCAATGATATAGATATCAAAgaaattggatatttttcacTGATCCCTCAAATATGCTCGGTGATATCTATGCCGTTAGGAGGATACATATTTGATCGAGTTAGGTCGAATAAAACTTTATCTCTGACCAAT GCTCATAAGTTGTACGCTTGTCTTGGTCTGTTTTCTGGCACATTGGCTTTCTCAGTTACTGGATTATGGCCCAACTTTATCGCCTGCATAATCTGTCTATCCTTATTCCAGTTTTTCAGCACTTGTACCATATTGGGTATTCA AATCTTGGTCCTTGACTTAGCTCCCAGGTACGCCGCGTTCATGAATTCTATTACCAACTCTTCCTTCACAATTTCCAGTATTTTGACTCCAGTTGGGGTTGGATTTGTGGTCACCTCTCAT AGCCAGTTGCAATGGAGCTTTTGTTTCATCATATTCAGTGCTTTGTTCGCTGTGATTGGCCTATTGTATGCGAAATTCGCATCTGTCGAGTTACAATTTTGGGCGAATTATTCGGCTGAACGTGAGAAATGCCAAGATGCTAAAACAAATGGAAAACTTCCACAATCAATTTGTCcataa